The following coding sequences lie in one Vibrio algicola genomic window:
- a CDS encoding AI-2E family transporter: MKTERYDDVRFFCVLMFVISLIIAGVFMVASQPIAKIVVTIFERSAGEHGSEWAEMTAKIIRSVLVGVIGVAFIQTAIISAAMFTFHIPAAGLFTIIILVLCIAQLPAILAIAPLIGYMYFTADTTSFLIFTIWGIVAGLSDNILKPLLMGRGISVPMPVIIIGSLGGMMYAGIIGLFLGAVVLALWWGVLTIWLGENNEESL; the protein is encoded by the coding sequence ATGAAAACCGAACGTTATGATGATGTTCGGTTTTTTTGTGTCCTAATGTTTGTCATTTCATTAATTATTGCTGGTGTGTTTATGGTGGCGAGCCAGCCTATCGCCAAAATTGTTGTTACTATTTTTGAACGTAGTGCCGGTGAGCATGGCTCAGAATGGGCTGAAATGACGGCAAAAATCATCCGTAGTGTATTGGTTGGAGTGATAGGGGTTGCGTTTATTCAAACCGCTATTATTAGTGCAGCCATGTTTACTTTCCACATTCCTGCGGCAGGCTTATTTACCATTATCATTCTGGTGTTATGTATTGCTCAACTGCCGGCTATTTTAGCTATAGCCCCTTTAATCGGGTACATGTACTTTACTGCAGACACGACTTCGTTTTTGATTTTTACCATCTGGGGGATCGTTGCAGGTTTGTCGGATAATATCTTAAAACCACTTCTAATGGGGAGAGGGATCTCGGTTCCAATGCCTGTGATTATCATTGGTTCTTTGGGAGGTATGATGTATGCGGGTATTATCGGCTTATTTTTAGGCGCGGTGGTACTTGCATTATGGTGGGGTGTATTGACGATATGGTTAGGCGAGAATAATGAAGAATCATTATAA
- a CDS encoding type I secretion system permease/ATPase, producing MKDPLLNSLAYISRYYGQANSPDALVAGLPLKDGLLTVHLFPRAAEIAGLNAKLDTLPLTDLPPLLLPVVALLKNNDACVILSIDYEKNEAEVILSQSDSKQEWIHLDELNQQYTGQLFLVKKRFRYDERSPEMLKNRDGHWFWSTLYQSRKIYRDVFVASILINIFAVGAPLFSRLVYDKIVPNLAYDSLWVLSIGVFVIFIFDFILKMMRSYFLDVAGKKSDILISSKIFSHVMGIRLEAKPPSVGAFAKHMQEFESIRDFFTSASVTTLIDLPFAIFFMIVIYMIAGPLALVPLIGVLLLIGYSFVVQRPLRRTIEEGSRLASQKNANLVESLAGLETLKMFGAESQYQYRWEEAVAHMSNWSLKSKRLTDSLQNAAGFVQQFLNVAMIVVGVYLIGNGDLTMGGLIASTMLSGRAVGPMIQVAMLSTRYNQAKSAMGIIDKLMQMPTEQEEGKRYIHRPVIQGKIQFDNVSFAYPNATSPALRDINLTINPGERIGIIGRIGSGKTTLERILMGLYKPTAGTVLIDDTDMNQLHQIDIRRNLGCVPQDITLFYGSIRENIALGRPLASDKDIMLAAERAGVTNFTQQDSAGLEKQVGEGGAALSGGQRQSIAIARAFLGNPPVLIMDEPTSSMDNRSEMFIKRQMKSIADDETLILITHKMSMLDIVDRLIVMEQGKIIADGPRDKVLQALRAGKTQKSEPKKDNASTPEAATTAASAQDALKKAVTEQLANTNVPITAEKITTAPENKEKPTPKAQQSKANVVRNDKPI from the coding sequence ATTAAAGATCCACTATTAAATTCTCTTGCTTACATTAGCCGTTATTATGGTCAAGCCAACTCACCAGACGCATTAGTTGCAGGCTTACCACTAAAAGATGGCTTACTTACTGTCCATTTATTTCCGCGCGCGGCTGAAATAGCCGGATTAAATGCCAAGTTAGATACACTGCCGCTTACCGATTTACCGCCATTGTTACTACCTGTAGTGGCATTACTTAAAAATAATGATGCTTGCGTGATCTTATCAATCGATTACGAAAAAAATGAAGCGGAAGTGATTTTATCTCAAAGTGATAGCAAGCAGGAATGGATCCACTTAGATGAGCTAAATCAGCAATATACTGGTCAGCTATTTTTGGTTAAAAAACGTTTTCGTTATGACGAACGCTCACCAGAAATGCTTAAAAACCGTGATGGTCACTGGTTCTGGAGCACATTGTATCAATCACGTAAAATTTATCGTGATGTTTTTGTTGCTTCTATTTTAATCAATATCTTTGCCGTGGGAGCACCATTATTCTCACGTTTAGTGTACGATAAAATTGTTCCCAACCTGGCTTATGACTCACTATGGGTCTTGTCTATCGGTGTATTTGTTATCTTTATCTTTGATTTTATTTTAAAGATGATGCGCAGCTACTTTTTAGATGTGGCCGGTAAGAAATCCGATATTTTGATCTCATCGAAAATCTTTAGCCATGTTATGGGTATCCGTCTTGAAGCTAAACCGCCTTCCGTGGGCGCTTTTGCTAAACATATGCAAGAATTTGAATCAATTAGAGATTTTTTCACTTCAGCCAGTGTCACAACTTTAATTGATTTGCCTTTTGCGATCTTCTTTATGATCGTCATTTACATGATTGCCGGACCATTAGCCTTAGTGCCATTGATCGGTGTGTTATTGCTAATTGGTTACAGTTTTGTAGTACAGCGCCCCTTGCGCCGTACTATCGAAGAAGGTTCACGCCTTGCTTCACAGAAAAATGCCAACTTAGTTGAGAGCTTAGCGGGTCTTGAAACGTTAAAAATGTTTGGCGCAGAAAGCCAATATCAATACCGTTGGGAAGAAGCCGTTGCTCACATGTCAAACTGGAGCTTAAAATCTAAGCGCCTAACCGACTCATTACAAAATGCCGCGGGATTCGTACAACAATTTTTGAATGTCGCCATGATTGTAGTCGGGGTGTATTTGATTGGTAATGGTGATCTAACAATGGGTGGTTTAATTGCCTCTACTATGTTAAGTGGTCGTGCTGTAGGGCCCATGATCCAAGTTGCGATGCTTTCAACTCGTTACAACCAAGCAAAATCGGCAATGGGCATTATTGATAAACTAATGCAAATGCCAACTGAGCAAGAAGAAGGCAAGCGTTACATTCATCGCCCGGTTATCCAAGGTAAGATTCAATTTGATAACGTCAGCTTTGCGTACCCAAATGCCACCTCCCCTGCATTGCGTGATATCAATTTAACCATTAATCCAGGTGAGCGTATTGGTATTATTGGCCGTATTGGTTCAGGTAAAACCACATTAGAGCGTATCTTAATGGGATTATACAAACCCACCGCTGGTACGGTATTAATCGATGACACTGATATGAATCAGCTACATCAAATTGATATTCGCCGTAACTTGGGCTGTGTACCACAAGACATTACTTTGTTTTATGGCAGTATCCGCGAAAATATCGCTTTAGGCCGCCCGTTAGCCAGTGATAAAGATATTATGCTTGCGGCAGAACGTGCGGGTGTGACTAACTTTACTCAACAAGATAGTGCGGGCCTTGAAAAGCAAGTCGGTGAAGGCGGCGCAGCACTGTCTGGTGGTCAGCGTCAATCGATTGCCATTGCTCGTGCATTTTTAGGTAATCCACCAGTTCTTATTATGGATGAACCAACCAGCAGTATGGATAACCGTTCTGAAATGTTTATAAAACGTCAAATGAAAAGCATTGCGGATGATGAAACCTTAATTCTTATCACCCATAAAATGAGTATGCTCGATATTGTCGATCGCTTAATCGTAATGGAACAAGGTAAAATTATTGCCGATGGTCCGCGAGACAAAGTTCTACAAGCTCTACGTGCTGGTAAGACGCAAAAATCAGAGCCTAAAAAAGACAACGCTTCAACACCAGAAGCTGCCACTACCGCAGCAAGTGCTCAAGACGCGCTCAAAAAAGCAGTAACCGAGCAGTTAGCAAACACAAACGTACCAATAACAGCAGAAAAAATCACTACTGCACCAGAGAATAAAGAAAAGCCAACACCAAAAGCTCAACAGAGCAAAGCTAATGTTGTCAGAAATGACAAACCAATCTAA
- a CDS encoding TolC family outer membrane protein, with the protein MIKKTHITKLAILVGCQLLAIPSYAQSLEQAIAATLINNPDIRSSYNEFMSKNEGIRQSQGQYLPSVDLEAGVGYEDYDDDPSGTNGDFNPHYAQISIRQLIWDGSSTYNDIQRNKSETEAQRYQLLADAQDTALSTVQAYLDVIEAQQVVKLSQANIEVHNRILKDIQKRTDSGLSSTADLIQVQGRVASANTNLLSAQSNLNDKITAFVRVTGEYPKDLKTPQVDVNFLPTTLEDALKKAKANNPTLHVAYHDILAAKSQYNQDTGTMLPTFTVEGSQKFGDELDGDDRNDVDELKVMLKMNYNLYNGGSDAAKGRAAAYQLTKAKDIRDKAYQMLEQSTRLSWSARDLASAQEKYLEQHVDSAAKTIIAYGKQYKIGKRTLLDLLNTENELFDSRKAYLAAHYDGVLSNYRLLNSTGLLLNALRVAIPEQWTKSVK; encoded by the coding sequence ATGATCAAAAAAACACATATAACAAAATTAGCCATCTTAGTTGGCTGTCAATTGCTTGCAATACCTAGTTATGCACAATCTCTTGAACAAGCGATTGCGGCGACACTTATCAATAACCCAGACATAAGATCGTCTTATAACGAGTTTATGAGTAAGAACGAAGGGATCCGTCAATCCCAAGGTCAATATTTACCTTCTGTCGATCTCGAAGCCGGGGTCGGTTATGAAGATTACGATGATGATCCTAGTGGTACCAATGGTGATTTTAACCCTCATTACGCCCAAATCAGTATTCGACAGTTAATTTGGGATGGTTCGAGCACTTATAACGATATTCAACGTAATAAATCAGAAACTGAAGCCCAGCGTTATCAATTGCTGGCCGATGCTCAAGATACGGCGCTATCAACCGTTCAAGCTTATCTGGATGTAATTGAAGCGCAGCAAGTGGTTAAATTATCACAGGCAAATATTGAAGTGCATAACCGCATCTTAAAAGACATTCAAAAACGAACTGATTCAGGCCTAAGTTCCACTGCCGATTTAATTCAAGTACAAGGTCGTGTCGCTTCTGCCAATACCAATTTATTATCCGCGCAAAGTAATCTTAACGATAAAATTACTGCATTTGTACGCGTGACCGGTGAATACCCTAAAGATCTTAAAACACCACAAGTAGATGTCAATTTTCTACCAACAACATTAGAAGATGCGCTAAAAAAAGCGAAAGCGAATAATCCAACCCTGCATGTTGCTTATCACGATATTCTGGCGGCCAAATCACAGTACAACCAAGATACTGGTACTATGCTACCGACGTTCACAGTTGAAGGTTCACAGAAATTCGGTGACGAACTTGATGGCGATGACCGCAATGATGTCGATGAATTAAAAGTCATGCTAAAAATGAATTATAACTTATATAACGGCGGTAGCGATGCGGCTAAAGGCCGAGCGGCGGCTTATCAATTAACCAAAGCTAAAGATATTCGCGACAAAGCCTATCAAATGCTTGAACAAAGCACCCGTCTTTCATGGAGTGCTCGTGACCTAGCATCAGCTCAAGAAAAATATCTTGAACAGCATGTAGACTCTGCAGCGAAAACTATTATTGCCTATGGTAAACAATACAAAATTGGTAAACGTACTCTACTCGATTTACTTAACACTGAAAATGAACTGTTTGACTCTCGTAAAGCGTATTTAGCCGCTCACTATGATGGTGTGCTATCAAATTATCGTTTACTCAATTCCACTGGACTGCTACTCAATGCATTACGTGTTGCTATTCCAGAACAATGGACTAAATCAGTTAAGTAA
- a CDS encoding bifunctional diguanylate cyclase/phosphodiesterase: MTLYQRLVTGMLGIFLILISSVFITQYNTARHYLIEQQTIGVNNLLTAMVMATLPHLSTQDIDGTKAVIDSIYRRGFHGTTTLNFLTKKRLSQAISTQNQDSQNNGLKNTPLTWHDPHPPLSPPQWFRSLVKINPVTAQSDVVWNNTAIASIEITGSSHNAYSKLWKATTHLFINMLIVFIIGVLLLAVFLRQLLSPLIKLQQKSNAIAQQQFGEAIALPAAKDLRTLVTSFNFMSQKIKSHLEQKAHENEQLRKIAYQDPITQLGNLDYLKAKFTGSTHSRSTLGGLVLLRSNLISQHLEENNIDSAITDGFDLENIANAESLSRLLAQRLSSLLDDNSTIASISHYEFVIITTHCCAQRLNDLAEKMMHLANNLQSDPFRISTQHTMLGLVINSKNDDISNMLHKAKIAIQEASLVSGKSIALFDQDSNPDLKIRTKQEWKQLVKNAVNQRQIKLHTQYVINRQHQPIHQEIFAYIEQGDERFSAAQFIDSIEYETEGLLLDMHVLELVFVRLSSAVNIEAVTVNISIYSINSDNFLRWLTSKLQSHPHLSEQLIFELPENAFIDYPASAQQLCDVLAQYQYQYGIDKFGRNFSAIRYLNQFSPSYVKLDFAYTINIDQQQQTDVLNAILRIADRLMIKVIATQIETSQQLEQLAEFSLYGYQGFVTAQLLQVEHQN; this comes from the coding sequence ATGACGTTATACCAACGACTCGTGACAGGGATGTTAGGCATCTTTTTAATTCTTATTTCTTCTGTCTTTATCACTCAATACAACACCGCTCGGCACTACCTTATAGAGCAACAAACTATTGGTGTTAATAATTTATTAACTGCGATGGTAATGGCGACTCTACCGCATCTTAGCACTCAAGATATTGATGGGACGAAAGCCGTCATCGATTCAATTTATAGACGCGGATTTCATGGTACTACCACACTAAACTTTTTGACTAAAAAGCGACTATCTCAGGCTATATCGACTCAAAATCAAGACTCTCAAAATAACGGTCTTAAAAACACGCCATTAACTTGGCATGACCCACATCCACCACTTTCACCTCCTCAATGGTTTCGTTCTTTGGTTAAAATTAACCCCGTCACCGCACAATCTGATGTGGTATGGAACAATACAGCTATCGCTAGCATAGAAATCACTGGCAGTTCTCATAACGCCTACTCAAAACTGTGGAAAGCCACCACTCACCTCTTTATCAACATGCTTATCGTGTTTATTATTGGGGTATTGTTACTTGCGGTGTTCCTACGTCAGTTACTCTCTCCTCTTATAAAGTTGCAACAAAAATCGAATGCTATCGCGCAGCAGCAATTTGGTGAGGCTATTGCTTTACCTGCCGCAAAAGATCTTCGTACCCTTGTCACTAGTTTCAATTTTATGAGTCAAAAAATCAAAAGTCATCTTGAACAAAAAGCGCACGAAAATGAACAGTTGCGAAAAATTGCTTATCAAGACCCAATCACACAATTAGGCAATCTAGATTATTTAAAAGCCAAATTTACTGGTTCTACTCATAGCCGCTCCACTCTAGGTGGGCTGGTTTTATTACGATCTAACCTGATTTCACAACACCTCGAAGAAAATAATATCGATTCGGCTATTACTGATGGTTTCGATCTCGAGAATATCGCGAACGCTGAGTCTCTCTCTCGTCTTCTGGCCCAACGCTTATCCAGCCTTTTGGATGATAACTCTACCATTGCTAGTATCAGCCACTATGAATTTGTCATCATAACAACGCACTGTTGTGCTCAACGTTTAAATGATCTAGCAGAAAAAATGATGCATTTAGCGAACAACTTACAATCTGACCCTTTTAGAATTAGCACCCAACATACGATGCTCGGCCTAGTAATAAACTCAAAAAATGATGATATTAGTAATATGTTACATAAGGCAAAGATAGCGATTCAAGAAGCCAGTTTAGTTTCAGGAAAATCGATTGCTTTGTTTGATCAAGACAGTAATCCAGATCTGAAGATCCGCACCAAGCAAGAATGGAAGCAATTAGTCAAAAACGCTGTCAATCAACGACAGATCAAACTGCACACTCAATATGTGATAAACCGCCAACATCAACCAATACATCAAGAAATATTTGCCTATATCGAGCAAGGTGATGAACGATTTTCAGCCGCGCAATTTATTGATTCAATTGAGTATGAAACAGAGGGTTTATTGCTCGACATGCATGTACTAGAATTGGTATTTGTGCGCCTTAGTTCAGCGGTTAATATTGAAGCTGTCACGGTCAATATCAGCATTTATAGCATCAATAGTGATAATTTCTTACGTTGGCTTACAAGCAAACTTCAAAGCCATCCACACCTATCTGAGCAGCTTATTTTCGAGCTCCCGGAAAATGCATTCATCGATTATCCCGCCAGCGCTCAACAGCTATGTGACGTACTTGCACAATATCAATATCAATATGGTATTGATAAGTTTGGCCGTAATTTTAGTGCGATTCGGTATTTAAACCAATTTAGCCCGAGTTACGTCAAACTCGATTTTGCTTACACCATCAATATCGATCAGCAGCAACAAACCGATGTCCTTAACGCTATTTTACGCATTGCAGACCGCCTGATGATTAAAGTGATTGCCACGCAGATCGAAACCAGTCAGCAGCTTGAACAATTGGCAGAATTCTCCCTCTATGGCTACCAAGGTTTTGTTACCGCTCAACTATTACAAGTCGAGCATCAGAATTGA
- a CDS encoding OmpA family protein, with the protein MKTLTISLMVLLLSACSVLDAPPPPLANQQSDIGDADADGVINARDKCLNTPANAVVDNDGCPEIKVVTEQKKLHILFANDSDEITQLYLDHINAMSQFLAKYPKTYIVLNGYASPVGPSDHNLNLSRRRAANVYKALISSGVESDRIQIIGFGDSEPVAGQTKEEINKFSRRVTATVEGMDSSVVDSWTIYDKRKD; encoded by the coding sequence ATGAAAACGTTAACGATCTCTTTAATGGTGCTGTTGCTTTCAGCATGTTCAGTGTTAGATGCCCCACCGCCTCCACTCGCCAATCAACAAAGTGATATTGGGGACGCTGATGCTGATGGAGTGATCAATGCACGAGATAAGTGCCTCAATACTCCTGCAAACGCTGTCGTTGACAACGATGGCTGTCCAGAAATCAAGGTTGTTACTGAACAGAAAAAATTGCATATTCTGTTTGCTAATGATTCTGATGAGATAACTCAACTCTATCTTGATCATATTAATGCTATGAGCCAATTTTTGGCTAAGTATCCAAAAACTTATATTGTGTTAAATGGCTATGCAAGCCCCGTTGGTCCTTCCGACCATAACCTCAACCTCTCTAGACGTCGTGCGGCGAATGTGTATAAAGCACTGATCAGCTCTGGAGTAGAAAGCGATCGTATACAAATAATTGGTTTTGGTGATAGTGAACCTGTTGCTGGCCAAACTAAGGAAGAAATTAATAAATTTAGCCGCCGGGTAACCGCCACTGTTGAAGGTATGGATAGTAGCGTCGTTGACAGTTGGACTATCTATGATAAACGTAAAGATTAA
- a CDS encoding transglutaminase-like cysteine peptidase: MFSVLLILSVRAIALTGSDKQQIDFSRQNFGERAGLRVTAWRNLINSIQTLSEQQKLNKINDFFNQLVFIDDIKLWGQNDYWATPIQFLDVGGGDCEDFSIAKYSSLRELGIADSKLHLIYVKSLTLNQFHMVVAYYQTPSSMPVILDNIDGEIKPANQRQDLVPIYSFNASKLWITKKRERSINSIVAGDASNLSLWKDLQQRSKKQNTKHPIINLDQ, from the coding sequence ATCTTCTCTGTGTTGTTAATTTTATCGGTGAGGGCGATTGCTCTCACCGGTAGCGATAAACAACAAATTGATTTTAGCCGCCAAAACTTTGGCGAACGAGCTGGATTACGCGTCACCGCTTGGCGTAATCTCATTAATTCAATACAAACTTTATCCGAACAACAAAAACTCAATAAAATTAATGATTTTTTTAATCAATTGGTTTTTATCGACGATATTAAGTTGTGGGGGCAAAACGATTATTGGGCAACACCTATTCAATTTCTTGATGTGGGTGGTGGTGATTGTGAAGATTTTAGTATCGCTAAATACTCCAGCTTGCGAGAACTCGGAATCGCTGACTCTAAACTCCATCTTATCTATGTAAAATCGCTCACCTTAAACCAATTTCACATGGTGGTAGCCTACTATCAAACACCCAGTTCAATGCCTGTTATACTCGATAATATCGATGGTGAGATCAAACCAGCTAATCAACGTCAAGATTTAGTGCCTATTTACAGTTTTAACGCCAGTAAACTGTGGATCACCAAAAAACGTGAACGAAGCATAAACTCGATAGTCGCCGGTGACGCCTCAAACTTAAGCTTATGGAAAGATTTACAACAACGCAGTAAAAAACAAAATACTAAACACCCAATAATCAACTTGGATCAATAA
- a CDS encoding bifunctional diguanylate cyclase/phosphodiesterase yields the protein MTTVFGLQFNSTHTYLQQQQKIALTNAISSMNIALTRYIKDKDKIGIESVINATFDSGYYDNIHFEMLDKSQKIDRKYQDDTNIAPTWFQKLDLFKNLKQSQVLMDGWLQTATLTVTSNADNAYDELWSLTIYLLAAFIAIAIVSAFSLAFILKVMLKPLKDIQQRANEISSDQFGEPIPSVNTRELSDVVQAMNHMSQHIETYYQQSAEEARRLRIRAYQDPVSELSNRDFFITQLEPWLDSDSMDYCGVCLIQVDSINDAYENQEFQKADQLVRSLSTVLSRLMSEENTLARFSRSEFILLIPHCQQDDFDRISNKTLKIVKELSSDPNTASSASIGMLMIHDQNDTKTVFSQLDNALTQARQQSENSTYLLDTSSISPQFTKGKMEWQSLVEHAINNGLVKITLQAAIDKQQQHIQHEVFAYIEIDGLIYNANHFITALEQTPIAAQFDDHILSLVTEYLNNSIEPSPIAVNITKYSINDAQFIASLEDKLAHNINLREYLYFELPEISFIKKTQSTRIFTHLLNKYGFKFGIDHFGHNFSSLEYLHQVRPHYVKLDLAYTNQLDDPAKYDVLASITRIANNLNIQTIATRVETQDQLEQLANLSISGFQGYITDAS from the coding sequence ATGACCACTGTGTTTGGTTTGCAATTCAACTCAACTCATACCTATCTTCAGCAGCAGCAAAAGATCGCACTCACTAATGCCATTAGTTCAATGAATATTGCCCTAACCCGATACATTAAAGATAAAGATAAAATAGGTATTGAGTCGGTGATTAATGCGACTTTTGACAGCGGTTATTATGACAATATTCATTTTGAGATGTTGGATAAAAGCCAAAAAATAGATCGTAAATACCAAGATGATACCAATATTGCCCCGACTTGGTTTCAAAAACTAGACTTATTTAAGAACTTAAAACAATCACAAGTATTGATGGATGGTTGGCTGCAAACCGCCACATTAACTGTCACCAGTAATGCCGATAACGCCTACGATGAATTATGGTCACTGACTATTTATTTACTGGCCGCGTTTATTGCCATTGCGATTGTGTCGGCTTTCTCTTTAGCCTTTATTTTAAAAGTCATGCTCAAGCCATTAAAAGATATTCAACAACGAGCTAACGAGATCAGTTCTGATCAATTTGGAGAGCCTATTCCATCGGTGAATACTCGTGAATTATCTGATGTGGTCCAAGCGATGAATCACATGAGTCAGCATATTGAAACCTATTACCAACAATCAGCTGAAGAAGCCCGCCGTCTTCGAATTCGTGCTTACCAAGATCCCGTTTCAGAATTAAGTAATCGTGATTTTTTTATTACTCAACTCGAACCTTGGTTAGATTCTGATAGCATGGACTATTGTGGCGTGTGCTTAATTCAGGTAGACAGCATTAATGATGCTTATGAAAATCAAGAATTTCAAAAAGCCGATCAACTGGTGAGAAGTTTATCGACCGTATTATCTAGACTCATGAGTGAGGAAAACACCTTAGCTCGCTTTAGTCGCTCTGAATTTATTCTGTTGATCCCTCATTGCCAACAAGACGACTTCGACCGTATTTCAAACAAAACATTAAAAATAGTCAAAGAGTTATCTTCCGATCCAAACACTGCAAGCTCAGCATCAATTGGTATGCTGATGATCCATGACCAAAACGATACTAAAACCGTCTTTAGCCAACTCGATAATGCGCTGACTCAAGCTCGTCAGCAAAGTGAGAATAGCACCTATCTTCTCGATACCAGTTCGATTTCACCTCAGTTCACCAAAGGGAAAATGGAATGGCAAAGCCTTGTCGAGCATGCAATCAACAATGGTCTAGTCAAGATCACACTGCAAGCCGCAATCGATAAGCAACAACAGCACATTCAACATGAAGTATTTGCGTATATTGAAATAGATGGCCTAATCTACAATGCGAATCACTTTATCACCGCATTGGAACAAACTCCGATTGCGGCCCAATTTGATGATCATATTCTATCCTTAGTAACTGAGTATCTTAATAACTCTATCGAACCCTCTCCTATCGCGGTCAATATCACGAAATATAGCATTAATGATGCTCAATTTATTGCTTCACTAGAAGATAAATTAGCCCATAATATTAATCTGCGTGAGTATTTATATTTCGAACTGCCTGAAATCAGTTTTATCAAGAAAACTCAAAGTACGAGGATTTTCACTCATCTTCTCAATAAATATGGCTTTAAATTTGGTATCGATCACTTTGGCCATAATTTCAGCTCACTTGAATACCTACATCAAGTTCGGCCACACTATGTCAAACTTGATTTAGCCTATACCAACCAGTTGGATGATCCGGCTAAATACGATGTACTTGCTTCCATTACTCGTATTGCAAATAACTTAAATATTCAAACAATTGCGACGCGAGTGGAAACGCAAGATCAGCTAGAACAGCTCGCTAATCTTAGTATTAGTGGTTTCCAAGGCTATATTACTGATGCCTCTTGA
- a CDS encoding OmpA family protein — protein sequence MKISLLSCSIFAALTFAASSAYADNTVENNTLYLGAKTGWTNFDSNCQSGESCDNDAWGGSGLVGYQISNWLAIEGGYNYFGNDKHTGSSKYDKVKSQNVELSFKGDWYLSDNWNLFGKIGGSYNDVKLPDADNVSLMLGTGIEYHISQSVRLRAEYQWFDNIGEYDHYKSRGDVNYVTFGIIYMFGQDAYKEPVLAAPISMEQIEQDQVGDYKDVAAPVQVEKNNTSMTLVTVNFAEKSDEISLDSYVTLQTVVDQLNAHPEQTVTITGYTSNSANSIAEQKVLSKQRAKNTAEYLESHGIASDRIMTEGMRAKSPVADNSTEEGRAKNRRVEIIFQ from the coding sequence ATGAAAATAAGTCTTCTATCTTGCTCTATTTTTGCTGCACTTACTTTTGCTGCAAGTTCTGCTTATGCTGATAATACTGTCGAAAATAATACTCTTTATCTTGGCGCCAAAACGGGTTGGACCAACTTTGACTCAAACTGTCAATCAGGTGAATCTTGCGATAATGATGCCTGGGGGGGCAGTGGCTTAGTCGGTTATCAAATTAGTAATTGGCTTGCGATTGAAGGGGGCTATAACTATTTTGGTAATGATAAACATACAGGTAGTTCTAAGTACGATAAAGTCAAAAGCCAAAACGTTGAACTCTCTTTTAAGGGGGATTGGTACCTGTCTGACAATTGGAACTTATTTGGTAAAATTGGTGGTTCTTATAACGATGTAAAACTCCCAGATGCTGATAATGTCTCATTAATGTTAGGTACCGGTATTGAATATCATATTAGCCAGAGTGTCCGACTGCGCGCCGAATATCAATGGTTCGATAATATAGGTGAGTATGACCATTATAAAAGCAGAGGTGATGTCAATTACGTAACATTTGGTATTATTTATATGTTCGGACAAGATGCTTATAAAGAGCCTGTTCTTGCAGCTCCTATTTCTATGGAACAGATTGAACAAGATCAAGTTGGAGACTACAAAGACGTTGCCGCGCCAGTACAAGTTGAAAAAAATAATACGTCAATGACTTTAGTGACGGTTAATTTTGCAGAAAAATCCGATGAAATTTCACTAGACAGTTACGTTACTTTGCAAACGGTAGTCGATCAACTCAATGCTCATCCAGAACAAACCGTTACGATAACCGGTTATACTTCAAACTCTGCAAATTCCATTGCTGAGCAGAAAGTACTGTCAAAACAGCGAGCAAAAAATACCGCCGAGTATCTGGAGTCACATGGCATTGCTTCTGATCGTATTATGACCGAAGGTATGCGAGCTAAATCGCCAGTTGCTGATAATAGCACTGAAGAAGGCCGAGCGAAAAACCGCCGTGTTGAAATAATCTTTCAATAA